A single genomic interval of Apis cerana isolate GH-2021 linkage group LG2, AcerK_1.0, whole genome shotgun sequence harbors:
- the LOC107996915 gene encoding protein wntless, whose product MQGTIIENLSGRKLSVLVILLVIAQIICFLIGGLIAPTPASSQNILGTPCKDIRINGSEPGGRKWFYSRGKGSCIPVDMNRFSFDNHHQAYQVVYTFQMPVPRNSMQLDYSRWQQNLIGVLQVDIVYHSQIEIAPRTKITLDARLAYRNKGDPDDDWKPYAASVVERILDCSIDDALEQYNYNCSVVPLFELGSLFHDYYLLNIRLPADTDRNINQGLGHITDLWLTAINQNGGFTKVWVSLKTIYFPIVLCVLTWYWRRVHMLSRSPALLEYLLLALGIALSFLNMPLEYLTLAYDMPFMLLLGDIRQGVFYAILLSFWLVFAGEHLMIQEGEQRNSLKCYWRHLSAVGIGCLSLFVFDMCERGVQLRNPFYSIWVTDLGTKFALSFIILAGISAGMYLIFLAYMIWKVFMNISAKRAALPSMSSARRLHYEGVIYRFKFLMIATLLCASLTVVGFILGQVAEGQWKWDEELHLEMTSAFFTGVYGMWNIYTIALLCLYAPSHKQWPIEPSENSISEEIEFSRLSTDPNEMLSLTAFARKTAVE is encoded by the exons atgcaagGAACaatcatagaaaatttaagtGGTAGAAAGCTTTCAGTACTTGTAATATTACTCGTTATCGcacaaataatttgttttttaataggCGGGCTTATTG cTCCAACTCCAGCTAGTAGCCAAAATATACTTGGTACACCTTGCAAAGATATTCGTATAAATGGATCTGAACCTGGAGGAAGAAAATGGTTTTATTCAAGAGGAAAAGGATCTTGTATTCCTGTTGATATGAATCGATTTAGTTTTGATAATCATCATCAAGCATATCAAGTTGTATATACATTTCAg atGCCTGTACCTCGAAATAGCATGCAACTTGATTATTCCAGATGGCAACAAAATTTGATTGGTGTTTTACAAGTGGATATTGTATATCATAGTCAAATAGAAATTG cTCCTAGAACTAAAATAACATTGGATGCAAGACTTGCTTACAGAAATAAAGGTGATCCAGATGATGATTGGAAACCATATGCTGCTTCTGTAGTAGAAAGAATTCTAGATTGTAGTATTGatgat gCATTGGAgcagtataattataattgtagcGTGGTACCATTATTTGAACTTGGATCTCTATTTCatgattattatcttttaaatattcgtcttCCTGCTGATACTGATAGAAATATCAATCAGGGTTTAGGACATATAACTGATTTATGGCTTAca GCTATCAATCAAAATGGTGGATTTACAAAAGTATGGGTTagtttaaaaactatttattttccGATTGTTTTATGTGTTCTTACTTGGTATTGGAGGCGAGTACATATGCTTTCTAGATCACCAGCTCTTTtggaatatttacttttagcTTTAGGCATAGCtttgtcatttttaaata tgCCTTTGGAATATTTAACACTTGCATATGATATGCCATTTATGCTTTTATTGGGTGATATTAGACAAGGAGTATTTTATGCAATTCTTTTATCCTTTTGGCTTGTATTTGCTGGAGAACATCTTATG ATACag GAAGGTGAACaaagaaattctttaaaatgttattggCGTCATCTTTCTGCAGTGGGTATTGGAtgtttatcattatttgtatttgatatGTGTGAACGTGGAGTACAATTACGAAAtccattttattcaatttgggTAACAGATCTTGGGACTAAATTTGCT ttatcatttataattttagctGGAATTTCTGCTGGCAtgtacttaatatttttagcttATATGATATGGAAAGTATTCATGAATATTAGTGCAAAAAGAGCTGCATTACCTAGCATGAGTTCAGCACGGCGTTTACACTATGAAGGTGtaatatatcgatttaaatttttgatgattGCTACACTATTGTGTGCATCCTTAACAGTTGTTGGTTTTATTCTTGGTCAg GTTGCAGAAGGACAATGGAAATGGGATGAAGAATTACATTTGGAAATGACATCAGCATTTTTTACTGGTGTATATGGAATGTGGAATATTTATACCATAGCATTATTATGCTTATATGCTCCTTCACATAAACAATGGCCTATTGAACCATCTG aaaatagtaTTAgtgaagaaattgaattttcacgtTTATCCACTGATCCTAATGAAATGTTGTCTTTAACAGCATTTGCACGAAAAACAGCAGTAGAATAA
- the LOC107996796 gene encoding striatin-interacting protein 1 isoform X2 — protein METSKSTDLDFIYDDADKHANEIAELYSYSEQSELHVNLTAFEEQMELYKLRPWWQNLSEAQQKSVIYKLLDQLEVSNKQLRMKAARCILYLAQGCWAEVQSDEEQREWTRKNVMLLYEAGIFPTFVELLNIEITNSRRAASAMRKISVSLDDSTDLRVILSVLYIITEVMREEMKNLKHSIYKNNVESFKEDLINPYGEELLIVKLLGMVTYFCSGAAPHFPMKKVLLLLWKLILVSLGGIDTLRELKKQYREEAGLDTQQEDTLEVAKTMRASSPPVSAADLIETQNQKKNHRSYRRFLMKQSSLDEPGLEMEYEGAEMGNDTANNEGEGEANVFMNQTVLTQLRTYCQNENNQPQVRPDTPQLTKGKSLPWTPKVRQKDVDTFLEVSRLKFVGYNLEGDRQSLAGLPQPILEGVNTLKRHMYISLAEIQIQKEEQMLRNPISTPRFPIRQTPTEIVYHAILPFVPQYMIALLKILLAAAPTSKAKTDSTNIMADVLPGQMPMTVFQSMKLAIDINRHKEIIVKAVSAILLLLLKHFKLNHIYQFEFMSQHLVFANCIPLVLKFLNQNILAYIKVKNVIPILDFPMCVIGEQPDVSLDNLETGDNSPCSWRNVFSCINLLRILNKLTKWKHSRIMMLIVFKSAPILKRTLKVRHAMMQLYVLKLLKMQTRYLGRQWRKTNMKTISAIYAKVRHRLNDDWAYGNDLEARPWDFQVDECVLRSCVDRFNNLRYTNVPKDKDMEPVDNSVTSVLGVNVELSDEFKQHYELWLQQEVFQRSINWDELLDPEACEI, from the exons atg GAAACATCTAAATCTACGGATTTGGATTTCATTTATGATGATGCAGACAAGCATGCCAATGAAATTGCagaattatatagttattcGGAACAATCTGAATTACACGTTAACCTTACA GCATTTGAAGAAcaaatggaattatataaattaagaccATGGTGGCAAAATTTGTCAGAAGCTCAACAAAAATctgtaatttacaaattattagatCAATTAGAGGTttctaataaacaattaagaaTGAAGGCAGCAAgatgtattttgtatttagcTCAAGGTTGTTGGGCTGAAGTACAATCTGATGAAGAGCAACGAGAATGGACcagaaaaaatgttatgttATTGTATGAGGCTGGAATTTTTCCAACATTTGTTGAACttcttaatattgaaattac taatagtAGAAGAGCTGCTTCTgcaatgagaaaaatatctgTTAGTCTTGACGATTCCACTGATTTAAGAGTAATTTTgtcagttttatatattataacagaaGTGATgagagaagaaatgaaaaatttaaaacatagtatttataaaaataatgttgaatcttttaaagaagatttaataaatcctTATGGCGAAGAATTACTTATAGTTAAACTTCTTGGTATGGTAACATATTTTTGCAGTGGAGCAGCTCCACATTTTCCAATGAAAAaagttcttttattattatggaagTTAATTTTGGTATCTTTGGGTGGAATTGATACAttgagagaattaaaaaaacaatatcgtGAAGAAGCTGGTCTTGATACGCAACAAGAAGATACTTTAGAAGTTGCTAAGACTATGAGAGCTAGTTCTCCTCCTGTCAGTGCAGCAGATTTAATAGAAacacaaaatcaaaaaaagaatcatagaTCTTATCGACga tttttaatgaaacaaaGTTCATTAGATGAACCAGGCTTGGAAATGGAATATGAAGGTGCAGAAATGGGAAATGATACTGCAAATAATGAAGGTGAAGGAGAAGCTAATGTATTTATGAATCAAACTGTTTTAACTCAGTTACGAACTTATtgtcaaaatgaaaataatcaacCTCAAGTAAGACCTGATACTCCACAACTTACTAAaggaaaaa GTTTACCATGGACACCAAAAGTGAGACAAAAGGATGTGGACACTTTTTTGGAAGtatcaagattaaaatttgttggTTACAATTTAGAAGGAGACAGACAAAGTTTGGCAGGTTTACCACAACCAATACTTGAAGGCGTTAATACACTTAAAAGA catatgtatatatctttagCAGAAATCCAAATTCAAAAAGAGGAACAAATGCTTAGAAATCCTATTAGTACTCCAAGGTTTCCAATTCGCCAAACACCAACAGAAATTGTATATCATGCTATATTACCATTTGTTCCACAATATATGATTGCATTACTGAAGATTTTATTAGCAGCTGCACCTACTAGTAAAGCTAAAACAGATAGTACTAATATTATGGCTGATGTTTTACCAGGACAAATGCc tATGACCGTTTTTCAATCAATGAAACTCGCCATTGATATAAACAgacataaagaaattattgttaaagcCGTATCTGCTATACTACTTCttttattgaaacattttaaattaaatcacatATATCAATTTGAATTCATGTCACAACATTTAGTATTTGCTAATTGCATACCactcgttttaaaatttttaaatcagaaTATTCTAGcttatattaaagttaaaaatgt tATTCCTATTTTGGATTTTCCCATGTGTGTTATTGGAGAACAACCAGATGTATCTCTTGATAATCTTGAAACTGGAGACAATTCACCATGTTCATGgagaaatgttttttcttgtattaatttattacgtattcttaataaattgacAAAATGGAAACATAGTAGAATTAtg atgTTAATCGTTTTTAAATCAGCACCTATATTAAAACGTACATTAAAAGTCAGACATGCAATGATGCAATTATATGtcttaaaattactaaaaatgcAAACCAGGTATTTAGGACGACAATGGCGAAAAACTAATATGAAAACAATCAGTGCAATTTATGCAAAAGTTCGACATCGTCTGAATGATGATTGGGCTTATGGaaatg atTTAGAAGCACGACCTTGGGATTTTCAAGTAGATGAATGCGTATTACGTTCTTGTGTTGACCGATTTAATAATCTACGATACACTAATGTCcctaaagataaagatatggAACCTGTTGATAATTCTGTTACGTCGGTACTCGGAGTAAACGTGGAATTAAGCGATGAATTTAAACAACATTATGAATTATGGTTACAACAAGAAGTATTTCAAAGAAGTATTAATTGGGACGAATTATTAGATCCTGAAGCGTgtgagatttaa
- the LOC107996796 gene encoding striatin-interacting protein 1 isoform X3 encodes MRDVAMDANGNGKRDLPRIVLQQRIMSTEETSKSTDLDFIYDDADKHANEIAELYSYSEQSELHVNLTAFEEQMELYKLRPWWQNLSEAQQKSVIYKLLDQLEVSNKQLRMKAARCILYLAQGCWAEVQSDEEQREWTRKNVMLLYEAGIFPTFVELLNIEITNSRRAASAMRKISVSLDDSTDLRVILSVLYIITEVMREEMKNLKHSIYKNNVESFKEDLINPYGEELLIVKLLGMVTYFCSGAAPHFPMKKVLLLLWKLILVSLGGIDTLRELKKQYREEAGLDTQQEDTLEVAKTMRASSPPVSAADLIETQNQKKNHRSYRRFLMKQSSLDEPGLEMEYEGAEMGNDTANNEGEGEANVFMNQTVLTQLRTYCQNENNQPQVRPDTPQLTKGKSLPWTPKVRQKDVDTFLEVSRLKFVGYNLEGDRQSLAGLPQPILEGVNTLKRHMYISLAEIQIQKEEQMLRNPISTPRFPIRQTPTEIVYHAILPFVPQYMIALLKILLAAAPTSKAKTDSTNIMADVLPGQMPIPILDFPMCVIGEQPDVSLDNLETGDNSPCSWRNVFSCINLLRILNKLTKWKHSRIMMLIVFKSAPILKRTLKVRHAMMQLYVLKLLKMQTRYLGRQWRKTNMKTISAIYAKVRHRLNDDWAYGNDLEARPWDFQVDECVLRSCVDRFNNLRYTNVPKDKDMEPVDNSVTSVLGVNVELSDEFKQHYELWLQQEVFQRSINWDELLDPEACEI; translated from the exons ATGCGTGACGTAGCGATGGATGCAAATGGAAATGGGAAGCGTGATCTTCCCCGAATAGTTCTACAGCAACGAATTATGAGTACTGAA GAAACATCTAAATCTACGGATTTGGATTTCATTTATGATGATGCAGACAAGCATGCCAATGAAATTGCagaattatatagttattcGGAACAATCTGAATTACACGTTAACCTTACA GCATTTGAAGAAcaaatggaattatataaattaagaccATGGTGGCAAAATTTGTCAGAAGCTCAACAAAAATctgtaatttacaaattattagatCAATTAGAGGTttctaataaacaattaagaaTGAAGGCAGCAAgatgtattttgtatttagcTCAAGGTTGTTGGGCTGAAGTACAATCTGATGAAGAGCAACGAGAATGGACcagaaaaaatgttatgttATTGTATGAGGCTGGAATTTTTCCAACATTTGTTGAACttcttaatattgaaattac taatagtAGAAGAGCTGCTTCTgcaatgagaaaaatatctgTTAGTCTTGACGATTCCACTGATTTAAGAGTAATTTTgtcagttttatatattataacagaaGTGATgagagaagaaatgaaaaatttaaaacatagtatttataaaaataatgttgaatcttttaaagaagatttaataaatcctTATGGCGAAGAATTACTTATAGTTAAACTTCTTGGTATGGTAACATATTTTTGCAGTGGAGCAGCTCCACATTTTCCAATGAAAAaagttcttttattattatggaagTTAATTTTGGTATCTTTGGGTGGAATTGATACAttgagagaattaaaaaaacaatatcgtGAAGAAGCTGGTCTTGATACGCAACAAGAAGATACTTTAGAAGTTGCTAAGACTATGAGAGCTAGTTCTCCTCCTGTCAGTGCAGCAGATTTAATAGAAacacaaaatcaaaaaaagaatcatagaTCTTATCGACga tttttaatgaaacaaaGTTCATTAGATGAACCAGGCTTGGAAATGGAATATGAAGGTGCAGAAATGGGAAATGATACTGCAAATAATGAAGGTGAAGGAGAAGCTAATGTATTTATGAATCAAACTGTTTTAACTCAGTTACGAACTTATtgtcaaaatgaaaataatcaacCTCAAGTAAGACCTGATACTCCACAACTTACTAAaggaaaaa GTTTACCATGGACACCAAAAGTGAGACAAAAGGATGTGGACACTTTTTTGGAAGtatcaagattaaaatttgttggTTACAATTTAGAAGGAGACAGACAAAGTTTGGCAGGTTTACCACAACCAATACTTGAAGGCGTTAATACACTTAAAAGA catatgtatatatctttagCAGAAATCCAAATTCAAAAAGAGGAACAAATGCTTAGAAATCCTATTAGTACTCCAAGGTTTCCAATTCGCCAAACACCAACAGAAATTGTATATCATGCTATATTACCATTTGTTCCACAATATATGATTGCATTACTGAAGATTTTATTAGCAGCTGCACCTACTAGTAAAGCTAAAACAGATAGTACTAATATTATGGCTGATGTTTTACCAGGACAAATGCc tATTCCTATTTTGGATTTTCCCATGTGTGTTATTGGAGAACAACCAGATGTATCTCTTGATAATCTTGAAACTGGAGACAATTCACCATGTTCATGgagaaatgttttttcttgtattaatttattacgtattcttaataaattgacAAAATGGAAACATAGTAGAATTAtg atgTTAATCGTTTTTAAATCAGCACCTATATTAAAACGTACATTAAAAGTCAGACATGCAATGATGCAATTATATGtcttaaaattactaaaaatgcAAACCAGGTATTTAGGACGACAATGGCGAAAAACTAATATGAAAACAATCAGTGCAATTTATGCAAAAGTTCGACATCGTCTGAATGATGATTGGGCTTATGGaaatg atTTAGAAGCACGACCTTGGGATTTTCAAGTAGATGAATGCGTATTACGTTCTTGTGTTGACCGATTTAATAATCTACGATACACTAATGTCcctaaagataaagatatggAACCTGTTGATAATTCTGTTACGTCGGTACTCGGAGTAAACGTGGAATTAAGCGATGAATTTAAACAACATTATGAATTATGGTTACAACAAGAAGTATTTCAAAGAAGTATTAATTGGGACGAATTATTAGATCCTGAAGCGTgtgagatttaa
- the LOC107996796 gene encoding striatin-interacting protein 1 isoform X1 gives MRDVAMDANGNGKRDLPRIVLQQRIMSTEETSKSTDLDFIYDDADKHANEIAELYSYSEQSELHVNLTAFEEQMELYKLRPWWQNLSEAQQKSVIYKLLDQLEVSNKQLRMKAARCILYLAQGCWAEVQSDEEQREWTRKNVMLLYEAGIFPTFVELLNIEITNSRRAASAMRKISVSLDDSTDLRVILSVLYIITEVMREEMKNLKHSIYKNNVESFKEDLINPYGEELLIVKLLGMVTYFCSGAAPHFPMKKVLLLLWKLILVSLGGIDTLRELKKQYREEAGLDTQQEDTLEVAKTMRASSPPVSAADLIETQNQKKNHRSYRRFLMKQSSLDEPGLEMEYEGAEMGNDTANNEGEGEANVFMNQTVLTQLRTYCQNENNQPQVRPDTPQLTKGKSLPWTPKVRQKDVDTFLEVSRLKFVGYNLEGDRQSLAGLPQPILEGVNTLKRHMYISLAEIQIQKEEQMLRNPISTPRFPIRQTPTEIVYHAILPFVPQYMIALLKILLAAAPTSKAKTDSTNIMADVLPGQMPMTVFQSMKLAIDINRHKEIIVKAVSAILLLLLKHFKLNHIYQFEFMSQHLVFANCIPLVLKFLNQNILAYIKVKNVIPILDFPMCVIGEQPDVSLDNLETGDNSPCSWRNVFSCINLLRILNKLTKWKHSRIMMLIVFKSAPILKRTLKVRHAMMQLYVLKLLKMQTRYLGRQWRKTNMKTISAIYAKVRHRLNDDWAYGNDLEARPWDFQVDECVLRSCVDRFNNLRYTNVPKDKDMEPVDNSVTSVLGVNVELSDEFKQHYELWLQQEVFQRSINWDELLDPEACEI, from the exons ATGCGTGACGTAGCGATGGATGCAAATGGAAATGGGAAGCGTGATCTTCCCCGAATAGTTCTACAGCAACGAATTATGAGTACTGAA GAAACATCTAAATCTACGGATTTGGATTTCATTTATGATGATGCAGACAAGCATGCCAATGAAATTGCagaattatatagttattcGGAACAATCTGAATTACACGTTAACCTTACA GCATTTGAAGAAcaaatggaattatataaattaagaccATGGTGGCAAAATTTGTCAGAAGCTCAACAAAAATctgtaatttacaaattattagatCAATTAGAGGTttctaataaacaattaagaaTGAAGGCAGCAAgatgtattttgtatttagcTCAAGGTTGTTGGGCTGAAGTACAATCTGATGAAGAGCAACGAGAATGGACcagaaaaaatgttatgttATTGTATGAGGCTGGAATTTTTCCAACATTTGTTGAACttcttaatattgaaattac taatagtAGAAGAGCTGCTTCTgcaatgagaaaaatatctgTTAGTCTTGACGATTCCACTGATTTAAGAGTAATTTTgtcagttttatatattataacagaaGTGATgagagaagaaatgaaaaatttaaaacatagtatttataaaaataatgttgaatcttttaaagaagatttaataaatcctTATGGCGAAGAATTACTTATAGTTAAACTTCTTGGTATGGTAACATATTTTTGCAGTGGAGCAGCTCCACATTTTCCAATGAAAAaagttcttttattattatggaagTTAATTTTGGTATCTTTGGGTGGAATTGATACAttgagagaattaaaaaaacaatatcgtGAAGAAGCTGGTCTTGATACGCAACAAGAAGATACTTTAGAAGTTGCTAAGACTATGAGAGCTAGTTCTCCTCCTGTCAGTGCAGCAGATTTAATAGAAacacaaaatcaaaaaaagaatcatagaTCTTATCGACga tttttaatgaaacaaaGTTCATTAGATGAACCAGGCTTGGAAATGGAATATGAAGGTGCAGAAATGGGAAATGATACTGCAAATAATGAAGGTGAAGGAGAAGCTAATGTATTTATGAATCAAACTGTTTTAACTCAGTTACGAACTTATtgtcaaaatgaaaataatcaacCTCAAGTAAGACCTGATACTCCACAACTTACTAAaggaaaaa GTTTACCATGGACACCAAAAGTGAGACAAAAGGATGTGGACACTTTTTTGGAAGtatcaagattaaaatttgttggTTACAATTTAGAAGGAGACAGACAAAGTTTGGCAGGTTTACCACAACCAATACTTGAAGGCGTTAATACACTTAAAAGA catatgtatatatctttagCAGAAATCCAAATTCAAAAAGAGGAACAAATGCTTAGAAATCCTATTAGTACTCCAAGGTTTCCAATTCGCCAAACACCAACAGAAATTGTATATCATGCTATATTACCATTTGTTCCACAATATATGATTGCATTACTGAAGATTTTATTAGCAGCTGCACCTACTAGTAAAGCTAAAACAGATAGTACTAATATTATGGCTGATGTTTTACCAGGACAAATGCc tATGACCGTTTTTCAATCAATGAAACTCGCCATTGATATAAACAgacataaagaaattattgttaaagcCGTATCTGCTATACTACTTCttttattgaaacattttaaattaaatcacatATATCAATTTGAATTCATGTCACAACATTTAGTATTTGCTAATTGCATACCactcgttttaaaatttttaaatcagaaTATTCTAGcttatattaaagttaaaaatgt tATTCCTATTTTGGATTTTCCCATGTGTGTTATTGGAGAACAACCAGATGTATCTCTTGATAATCTTGAAACTGGAGACAATTCACCATGTTCATGgagaaatgttttttcttgtattaatttattacgtattcttaataaattgacAAAATGGAAACATAGTAGAATTAtg atgTTAATCGTTTTTAAATCAGCACCTATATTAAAACGTACATTAAAAGTCAGACATGCAATGATGCAATTATATGtcttaaaattactaaaaatgcAAACCAGGTATTTAGGACGACAATGGCGAAAAACTAATATGAAAACAATCAGTGCAATTTATGCAAAAGTTCGACATCGTCTGAATGATGATTGGGCTTATGGaaatg atTTAGAAGCACGACCTTGGGATTTTCAAGTAGATGAATGCGTATTACGTTCTTGTGTTGACCGATTTAATAATCTACGATACACTAATGTCcctaaagataaagatatggAACCTGTTGATAATTCTGTTACGTCGGTACTCGGAGTAAACGTGGAATTAAGCGATGAATTTAAACAACATTATGAATTATGGTTACAACAAGAAGTATTTCAAAGAAGTATTAATTGGGACGAATTATTAGATCCTGAAGCGTgtgagatttaa